One stretch of Ipomoea triloba cultivar NCNSP0323 chromosome 8, ASM357664v1 DNA includes these proteins:
- the LOC116026941 gene encoding uncharacterized protein LOC116026941, translating into MIHPNGYAWKNVPNEYKDLYFEEFKKFYKWDESIEAQVRKTFLAQAGLRYADMLSKFKTKRTSTGRPDCVAEETWAIWEAYWDRPDVKVKSEQQRKNRMSEVEGPGTGCSKHTGGSRSAIEHYHKLREELQKEPNLFECFAQMHKKKDGMFVDERSKRIAEEVQARHDIATQEAEDSTESPNINMSQFCGLSATSQLHQDAMEDMMNQQLETMRADMEAKLQAEMDAKLQAERNQMQTQMEAQMQTQIQTQIQAQITSLMDELRRNGILSTSMPLPQNTQQAENSVNSNDENLGDD; encoded by the exons ATGATCCATCCTAATGGATATGCTTGGAAGAATGTGCCTAATGAGTACAAGGATTTATACTTTGAGGAATTTAAG AAATTTTACAAGTGGGATGAGTCTATTGAAGCTCAAGTTCGCAAAACTTTTTTAGCACAAGCAGGCCTACGCTATGCAGATATGCTCTCCAAATTCAAGACCAAACGGACTTCAACTGGGAGGCCAGATTGTGTAGCTGAAGAAACATGGGCCATTTGGGAAGCATATTGGGATAGGCCTGACGTGAAAGTGAAATCTGAACAACAGCGAAAAAATAGGATGAGTGAGGTGGAAGGACCTGGTACGGGATGTTCTAAACATACCGGAGGGTCTAGATCAGCTATCGAGCACTATCACAAATTG CGAGAAGAACTTCAAAAAGAGCCTAATCTGTTTGAGTGCTTTGCCCAAATGCACAAAAAGAAAGATGGTATGTTTGTTGACGAGAGGTCAAAGAGAATTGCT GAAGAAGTACAAGCACGCCATGATATTGCaacgcaagaagctgaagattCAACTGAGTCACCAAATATAAACATGTCACAGTT TTGTGGTTTATCTGCTACCTCACAACTTCATCAAGATGCAATGGAAGATATGATGAATCAACAGTTAGAGACCATGCGAGCTGATATGGAGGCTAAATTACAAGCTGAGATGGATGCTAAACTACAAGCTGAAAGAAATCAAATGCAGACTCAAATGGAGGCTCAAATGCAAACTCAAATACAGACTCAAATACAAGCTCAGATTACAAGTTTGATGGATGAGTTGCGTCGCAATGGGATTCTATCCACTTCTATGCCACTACCTCAAAATACTCAGCAAGCTGAAAATTCTGTTAATTCAAATGATGAAAACCTAGGAGATGATTAG